The Parambassis ranga chromosome 19, fParRan2.1, whole genome shotgun sequence genome contains a region encoding:
- the foxb1a gene encoding forkhead box protein B1a, translated as MPRPGRNTYSDQKPPYSYISLTAMAIQSSSEKMLPLSEIYKFIMDRFPYYRENTQRWQNSLRHNLSFNDCFIKIPRRPDQPGKGSFWALHPNCGDMFENGSFLRRRKRFKVLAADHLAPSKQSDAAHYLQQQAKLRLSALAATGTHLPQMSTYNLGVSQSSTFKHPFAIENIIAREYKVPGSLAFSTMQSMSAGYPLHNQLTTAWPHMYNTSVIDTAAPISMASSDYSAYGVPIKSLCHGGQSLPAIPVPIKPTPTSMPGFSALPPHIPAFLSNSPQSLSPTSPQTATSQSSPATPSETLTSPSTLQSVAVH; from the coding sequence ATGCCTCGTCCGGGGAGAAACACGTACAGCGACCAGAAGCCACCTTACTCCTACATCTCCCTCACTGCCATGGCGATCCAGAGCTCTTCGGAGAAGATGCTGCCTCTCAGTGAAATTTACAAGTTCATCATGGATAGATTCCCGTATTACAGAGAAAACACTCAGCGGTGGCAAAACTCTCTGCGGCACAATCTGTCctttaatgactgttttatcaAAATCCCCCGGCGCCCAGATCAGCCAGGTAAGGGCAGTTTCTGGGCTCTGCACCCCAACTGCGGAGACATGTTTGAAAATGGAAGTTTTTTGAGACGCCGCAAAAGGTTCAAAGTGTTAGCAGCTGATCATTTGGCTCCCAGTAAGCAGTCGGATGCTGCACATTATCTCCAGCAGCAAGCCAAACTGAGACTGAGTGCCCTGGCTGCCACCGGCACACACCTTCCCCAGATGTCAACGTACAATCTCGGAGTGTCCCAGTCGTCAACTTTCAAACACCCCTTTGCCATCGAGAACATCATAGCCAGAGAGTACAAAGTCCCAGGAAGTCTGGCGTTCTCCACCATGCAGTCCATGTCTGCCGGGTACCCGCTCCATAACCAGCTGACGACAGCCTGGCCCCACATGTACAACACCAGCGTGATTGACACGGCGGCCCCAATCTCCATGGCAAGCAGCGACTACAGTGCCTATGGCGTGCCCATAAAGTCCCTGTGTCACGGGGGACAGTCCTTACCGGCTATTCCTGTGCCAATCAAACCCACACCGACCTCCATGCCCGGTTTCTCGGCGCTACCTCCCCACATCCCTGCGTTTCTATCAAACTCTCCACAGTCTCTCAGCCCGACGTCCCCACAGACAGCGACGAGCCAAAGCAGCCCCGCAACCCCGAGCGAGACTCTGACGAGCCCCTCCACACTGCAGTCTGTGGCTGTGCACTGA